The genomic segment CCTGGTTCTGGCACAAAGGGGAAATAAAAATAATCTTGGTCTTAGAAAGAGCATAAGAAATATTCAAAACCGCTACCAGGAAGCAGGGTATCCTGATGTTAAAATAAGCATGGAAGAACAGGAACCTGGTGATCCTGAAAAGAATATAAGAAAGATAAAGATTGTAATTGAGGAAGGAACCCGCTTTATTGTTGAGTCTGTTAATATTGCAGGCAATAAGGCACTTGACAGCGATAAAATAAAAAAACAGATACTCACAAGAACCCCTGGCATAATTGCAGATGGTGAGTTTGTTCCTGAAAACCTTGAGGAAGATAAGGACGCTGTAAAATCTTTATATCTAAAACAGGGATATATGGAAACAGAGGTTAAGGACAGTGTAACCTGGAAAGACGATCCCAAAGAAGAGAGCCAGAAGCTTGCGGAAATAACCCTTGATGTGAATGAAGGCAGGCAGACCCTTGTTAAAAATGTATTTTTCAAGAACCTGAATGCCTTAACCCATGAAGAAGCTCTTGGGCATACAGCCCATAAGCCTGGAGAGCCGTTTCGCAGTTATATGATTCAAAGTGATGAAAATACTATTGCTGCCCTGATTTCCGAAAAAGGTTATCCCCATGCAGAGGTAAAAGGGGAGGTCGAGTTTGGCAGCGACAATACCGAAGCTGTGGTAACATATAATGTAAGCGAGGGTGTTTATGTTGAAATGGGGCCGGTTTATGTTACAGGAAATTTCCGGACAAAAGACAAGGTTATACTTAATGAAGCAGAAATAAAGAAAGGCGAACCTTTTTCCTTAAAAAAGATGCTTGAAACAAACAAAAACATCAGGGATATTAATGCACTTGAATCTGCTGATTTCAAGGCACTTGGGTTAAATGAAAAATCTGAAAAGGTTATCCTGCTTGTAAATACAGAAGAGAAAAAACCCTATTATGTCCAGTTTGGCGGGGGATATGATACAAGAAAGCATTTTTACGCAAATGTTAAAGCAGGGGATCATAATCTTTTTGGCCTTAACAAGGATTCATGGGTATCTGCTGAATTGAGCCAGATAGGATACAGGGGAGAAGCTGGATTAACAGAACCCCGCTTTATGGGAACCCGTATTTCTTCGACCTTGAGCGGCTTTGCAGAAGAGATTGAGGAATTTAACAAGGATTTTGGAACACGCACCTATGGGGCATCCCTGGGATTTGACCGGAAATTTATGCAGTATTTCACAGCCAGGCTTGCTTTCAGGTATGAATTCAGGGAGCAGTATCTTACAGAAGATAAATACATTCTTCCAGAAGATGAAGAAAAATACGATCCCCGAAGCATCCTGGTGACAACCCCTGCTTTGATATATAATTCAACAGATTCTTTTATCCGCCCAAGAAAAGGTCTGTATTCATCATTTTCACTGGATATTTCAAAAGGACTTGGAGAAACCCTGGATGATTTTTTCAAGTATCGTTTTGAAACAAGATATTATTACACCCCTCTTGAAGGACTGACCTTTGCAGTCCGGGGCAGATACGGATATTTAGACCCCTTTGGCAGTGAAAGCAGTGTGCCTGACGACCAGTTATTCTTTCTCGGCGGAACCTCGGATGTCAGGGGTTTTGATGAAAACAAACTCCGTTATGACAGGACAGGAGACCCTGACGGGGGCCGCAGTGAACTGCTGGGAAGTCTTGAAGCAAGGATTGACCTGGGCATGAATTTTGAACTTACAGCCTTTTACGACATAGGAAATATCCAGGAAACCTTGTCAGACACGTCCGATGATTTCAGGTCTTCAGCAGGTCTTGGACTGCGTTATATAACCCCCATAGGCCCTGTTGGTTTTCTTTACGGATGGAAGCTTGACAGGGAAGAAGATGAAGGTAAAGGCAGATTTCATTTTACCCTTGGCTACACCTTTTAAATTTAAAGAATAAATATTTACTTTTTCAATATACTGCCATAGATATACAGGGCAGTTTAAAAATAACTATAAAAGGAGAGCAGTATTATGGCATTTGATCCATCAAAGGATAAGGTATTAAAAACCTGGAAATGTGAAGAAACCGGACTTATTGTAACAATAAACCAGTATGGAGAAGGAGAGCCGAAGGTTCAGATAGGCCCCAGGATCCTGATGAAAAAAGATGGAACTGAGCGCGCTCCTGCAAAAGCAGGCCGTCTTTCTGTTGAAGATATTATGTGGTTTTATGATATTATTGATGAGGTTAAAGAAGAACTGACAGACCTTGCAGGGCCTGCATAATAAAGCAGTAACCAGGTAAAAACCCCCGCTGACTGGAAGAAGCCTGTCAATGGGATTCAGCAGGGGTTTTAAGTGAGGAAAACCAGGGAAGGCACTCCTCAAACTCGAGAAGGTTATACCAGTTATATTCATTAAGGTCAATTTAAAACAGGGTTTATTTAAGGATAATAAACAGGAGCTTGGTCTGCTTGGGAGTTTATGATAATCAAGGCGTTATTGTGCAATTATTCCATGTTTACAAATGTTATGGCACTTATAATGCTTTAACTGATATTACCTTTGATGTGGCTGATAATGAATTCCTTTTTATAAGCGGCCCAAGCGGAGCAGGTAAAACTACATTATTGAAACTGCTCTATATGGGTGAGACTGCTTCCCAGGGTAATATTATTATAGACGGCCTGAACCTTTCGCGGATTTCACGCAGCCGCATACCTTTTCTCCGAAGAAAATTCGGTATAATATTTCAGGATTATAAGCTTATTCCTACAAAAACTGCTTATGAAAATATTGCCCTTGTAGTGGAAGCAGTTGGAACCAGACATAATCTTATAAAAAAAAAGGTAAACAGCCTGTTAAGAACTGTGGGCATGGATGAAAAATCAGGTGCATTGCCCAAGAGCCTGTCAGGGGGAGAGCAGCAGCGTATTGCAGTAGCAAGAGCCATTGCCGGAAACCCTAAAATTATAATTGCAGATGAACCAACAGGGAGTCTGGATGCAGAATCTGCTGATAAAATCATGAGCCTGCTGAAACAATATCACAGCAGGGGAGCAACTGTTATTATTGCAACTCATGATACAGGGCAAATAAGAAAAACAGGCGGCAGGGTTATTATTCTCAAGCAGGGGCAGCTGGAAGTTTCAACAATTATTCCGAAATTAGATTAAATGATTCATTATTTTAAAAAAATTCTAAAAGACCTTAATGCCAATTTTTTTCTTAATTCAATAACTGTTATTGCAATTGCCCTGGCTGTCCTTATATTCAGTGCATTTACCTTGTTTTTTATTAATGCAGACCAGGTGTTAAAGCATTGGATTTCAGATATGCGTATAGTGGCATATATTAAACCTGGATATATTCAATCCAAAGCATATGAAAAAGAAATATCAGGAATCAAGGAGCAGATAAGTTCCATTGAAGGCATTGTTGATGTTGAATTTATATCAAAAGCAAAAGCTTTGGAGCAGTTTAAGATTCAGCTTGGTTCCCAGGCATCGCTGGTAGAGGGTTTAAAGGATAATCCCCTGCCGGATTCATTTGAAATCCGTATGGGATTATCTTCTGACAACTGGAACAATATTGAACCTGCAGCAGAAAAAATAAAAGCTGTTGATGCAGTGGAGGATGTAGAATACGGCCAGGAATGGCTTGGAAAATTTATCAGTTTTTTTAAACTTTTCAGGCTTACTGGGTATGCAATGGGTACTCTTTTTTTTATGGCTGCTGTTTTTTTTGTAGCCAATA from the Desulfonema limicola genome contains:
- the bamA gene encoding outer membrane protein assembly factor BamA, which produces MRKKHILQAALPVLFIIISIFPAYTQASGPLIKAVDIIIKDTPGNSQYLKDAAQSLINLKPGDRFSGEKLGISIELLKQSGLFKSIEVPDPDWNTEEITLVFHLTPFKRIRDIKITGAFPLFEREILNAMTIYAGDVFSAEKLTEQQALISRVFIDEGYIEPHAMVSSHENKDNGDYNILVNIEKNDFYKIKELEIQGNHAFSKSRLKLRTSIWKDSLLIGEMRRFVQKDVDKDLKNLVKFYLKKGYADVEITPEIKKDRDLKQVSVIMNINEGPKYKIEFEGNEEFWDFTLKKDLVLAQRGNKNNLGLRKSIRNIQNRYQEAGYPDVKISMEEQEPGDPEKNIRKIKIVIEEGTRFIVESVNIAGNKALDSDKIKKQILTRTPGIIADGEFVPENLEEDKDAVKSLYLKQGYMETEVKDSVTWKDDPKEESQKLAEITLDVNEGRQTLVKNVFFKNLNALTHEEALGHTAHKPGEPFRSYMIQSDENTIAALISEKGYPHAEVKGEVEFGSDNTEAVVTYNVSEGVYVEMGPVYVTGNFRTKDKVILNEAEIKKGEPFSLKKMLETNKNIRDINALESADFKALGLNEKSEKVILLVNTEEKKPYYVQFGGGYDTRKHFYANVKAGDHNLFGLNKDSWVSAELSQIGYRGEAGLTEPRFMGTRISSTLSGFAEEIEEFNKDFGTRTYGASLGFDRKFMQYFTARLAFRYEFREQYLTEDKYILPEDEEKYDPRSILVTTPALIYNSTDSFIRPRKGLYSSFSLDISKGLGETLDDFFKYRFETRYYYTPLEGLTFAVRGRYGYLDPFGSESSVPDDQLFFLGGTSDVRGFDENKLRYDRTGDPDGGRSELLGSLEARIDLGMNFELTAFYDIGNIQETLSDTSDDFRSSAGLGLRYITPIGPVGFLYGWKLDREEDEGKGRFHFTLGYTF
- a CDS encoding cell division ATP-binding protein FtsE gives rise to the protein MQLFHVYKCYGTYNALTDITFDVADNEFLFISGPSGAGKTTLLKLLYMGETASQGNIIIDGLNLSRISRSRIPFLRRKFGIIFQDYKLIPTKTAYENIALVVEAVGTRHNLIKKKVNSLLRTVGMDEKSGALPKSLSGGEQQRIAVARAIAGNPKIIIADEPTGSLDAESADKIMSLLKQYHSRGATVIIATHDTGQIRKTGGRVIILKQGQLEVSTIIPKLD
- a CDS encoding cell division protein FtsX, encoding MIHYFKKILKDLNANFFLNSITVIAIALAVLIFSAFTLFFINADQVLKHWISDMRIVAYIKPGYIQSKAYEKEISGIKEQISSIEGIVDVEFISKAKALEQFKIQLGSQASLVEGLKDNPLPDSFEIRMGLSSDNWNNIEPAAEKIKAVDAVEDVEYGQEWLGKFISFFKLFRLTGYAMGTLFFMAAVFFVANTIRMVLYSRREEIEIMRLVGASDSFIKDPFYIQSLIMGAAGGGMGLGALFLLIRFISLNFEISFSEKFSQISFLPLELLIGILLGSMFVGWTGCFISLRQFLKS